Proteins from a single region of Belliella baltica DSM 15883:
- a CDS encoding caspase family protein produces the protein MYYPRIINTRYVLPKISLILLLFGCLFYFSNPVFGQDNIIEYAAKFTGDGKTFFQYQLETDKIKKLRLIQNETGHLLKSYQLPETTIYHFEFDLNKKRILLISHDGIYHMDFLTGDLLEKIPYNANLETEFKGYSYSMTEDKFDFYDDMLLIKTVNQVFLMNPFSGEVITQVKLQENVDNVWLIDQENSVLFTTDLGSRVAKLDLKTKKISELGNVGFFNVLKLSENREEAIFVNAETVNTFDIRSKTWVLKNSIKKNNNIFISIQDAVVGDGGFVFSTGKSSFVSYDNPSSDFSDYNTFPHLITGLDYYSNRLLLFNQDYTYIYDIYGQEISRYFNASVNTPLFYEAELTLSEVYENDISALSRVDGKLAIGTTAGKLKLGELDSTYLSTAITYLEEINQKIIIGGYSRMITVDPKSTEVEKVFRGFEGNVIHKAQRANDPYFFLQTQNDLIYLVSNEGEFIEKIAYSKPIEKFSITDKKLEVQHADFIETTDFSFAINNHFDPPLEILFSQLHQYFSKSLIYDPSGDYIFSFDNKELKLWDSKSLTVLKNQNLSSISNAIFSQNGKEIIAYSLTKIFLLDAKTLQIKKEYPISRLAYSGLERGLNLRHITLANENLAIFSDIYGILYYLNLNTGFFSKWFYPEQKAVFGLAYSKKRDAVLIYGNDAILAYKLNDIENPIFRIPYPSDPRRNIYTQETFDLSPDEKYLLVANSNDVLHLIDLQKEEIIWETKHKTHALFLDNSNFLTVEESEKRIASLYKYNISDLSNPEVIKEFGLQTMSYAPIPNSIANNTITNELAFLYSNGFVESFDYQRKTSLKNIKNGIINANGKFNPNNGQIHIGYPNKIKIFDWLRGTYEREITSKTRGGSSPNFMFSPSGQYFIIIYSNLIRFFNSDGSKELFTLDVEKTYSINFNKDESKIVLWDYLGEFQVLDLATQEILFTKNQVEGEGFKYLKLVEFDETDDLLVIGSEDADKTVLYGTFEKNRLDNFERYDGNSGKLKENFIIETFLAESPILIKDKLYFQSHYGELSRMDINTKEIFKARFEGSIDKLFHSYDSNSFLVGDDNGLVHIMDINSLESTSIWEGTREGKIRTIEHYQNYSLVNFDNRGSLILNNKSKENIFHAVMMSNEGYLFYRDDGYYSGSTNISDAIYFKDGNAIYSFDQYDVKYNRPDLLISSVPEYDKNLADAYYHAYKKRLNRLKIDERKLEGEISLPQVYFVSDLERSYDKKEISLVFEAIDEVLPITSYNIWINEVPIFGQNGKTISNTTQETIQIKEDILLSEGINTIRIAASNSDGITSNRPSITTYFIPQEPYKPKLYYIGLGVDRYVQNNYNLNYAAKDIRDLALAFKDIYGENAIIDTLFDEAVNVKALEKIKVLLAQTNVEDQVIISFSGHGLLNDDFDYYLATHQIDFDQPDQLGIPFEEFEALLDMIPARKKLMLIDACHSGEVDKEELEEIQQFKKTEGMKGSTSVSLKKPKLGSKNTFELMQELFANLNKGTGATIISASAGTEFALEKSSLANGLFTYSILELMQEYPEMNVSQLKDLVGERVLELSNGLQKPTSRKINMELDWKIW, from the coding sequence ATGTATTATCCCAGAATCATAAACACTAGATATGTTTTACCCAAGATTAGTTTAATACTCTTATTGTTTGGCTGTTTATTTTATTTTTCAAATCCTGTATTTGGTCAAGATAATATCATAGAATATGCCGCCAAATTCACTGGTGATGGAAAAACCTTTTTCCAGTATCAATTAGAGACTGACAAAATCAAAAAGCTTCGATTGATTCAAAATGAAACCGGACATTTATTGAAGTCCTATCAGCTTCCAGAAACTACAATCTATCATTTCGAATTTGACCTTAACAAAAAAAGAATCCTACTCATATCCCATGATGGAATTTACCATATGGATTTTTTGACCGGAGATTTGCTTGAGAAAATCCCATACAACGCAAATTTGGAGACCGAATTCAAAGGTTATTCATATTCAATGACTGAAGATAAATTTGATTTTTATGATGACATGCTGCTGATCAAAACTGTCAACCAGGTCTTTCTTATGAATCCATTTAGCGGAGAAGTTATTACCCAAGTAAAACTGCAAGAAAACGTAGATAATGTATGGCTGATTGATCAAGAAAATTCAGTTTTGTTTACAACAGATCTGGGTTCAAGAGTTGCTAAATTGGATTTGAAAACAAAAAAAATCTCAGAGTTAGGAAATGTAGGGTTTTTTAATGTTCTCAAATTGTCTGAAAATAGAGAGGAAGCTATTTTTGTAAATGCTGAGACAGTGAATACTTTCGATATAAGATCCAAAACATGGGTACTTAAAAACTCAATTAAAAAAAATAATAACATATTTATCTCAATACAAGATGCTGTTGTAGGAGATGGTGGTTTCGTTTTTTCTACGGGTAAATCTTCTTTTGTTTCTTATGACAATCCATCTTCGGATTTTTCTGATTACAACACTTTTCCTCATCTTATAACTGGTCTTGATTATTATAGTAACAGATTATTGCTTTTCAATCAGGATTATACCTACATCTATGATATTTATGGACAAGAGATTTCCAGATATTTTAATGCTTCAGTCAATACACCTTTATTCTATGAGGCTGAACTTACTTTGTCAGAGGTATATGAAAATGATATTTCTGCTCTATCAAGGGTTGATGGTAAATTGGCTATCGGTACTACCGCTGGGAAACTAAAGCTAGGAGAATTAGACAGTACCTACTTAAGTACTGCAATTACATATTTGGAGGAAATCAATCAAAAAATAATTATAGGAGGCTATTCAAGAATGATTACAGTTGATCCAAAATCTACTGAAGTTGAAAAGGTATTCAGAGGTTTTGAGGGGAATGTCATTCATAAAGCTCAAAGAGCAAATGATCCTTATTTTTTCTTGCAGACGCAAAATGATTTAATATATCTGGTTTCTAATGAGGGTGAGTTTATTGAAAAGATTGCCTACAGCAAACCCATAGAGAAATTTTCGATCACAGATAAAAAGTTAGAAGTACAGCACGCTGATTTTATAGAGACTACAGACTTCAGTTTTGCAATCAACAATCACTTCGATCCTCCATTAGAAATTCTTTTCAGCCAGCTTCATCAGTATTTTTCAAAATCATTGATCTATGATCCTTCAGGTGATTATATTTTTTCATTTGACAATAAAGAGCTTAAGTTATGGGACAGTAAATCCTTGACTGTTTTGAAAAATCAAAACCTCAGTAGTATTTCTAATGCTATTTTTAGTCAAAATGGAAAAGAAATCATTGCTTACAGCCTAACAAAAATTTTTCTCCTTGATGCTAAAACCCTGCAAATCAAAAAGGAGTACCCAATATCAAGACTTGCATATTCTGGATTGGAGAGAGGTTTAAATCTAAGACATATTACATTAGCCAATGAGAATTTGGCAATTTTCTCCGACATCTATGGGATTCTTTATTATTTAAACTTAAATACAGGATTTTTTTCAAAGTGGTTCTATCCTGAACAGAAAGCAGTCTTTGGTTTAGCTTACAGTAAAAAGAGAGACGCTGTTTTGATTTATGGAAACGACGCAATTCTTGCATACAAACTCAATGATATCGAAAATCCAATTTTCAGAATACCATATCCTTCAGATCCGCGAAGAAATATTTATACACAAGAAACATTTGATCTCTCTCCAGATGAAAAATACCTTTTAGTGGCAAATTCAAATGACGTATTGCATTTGATTGATCTTCAGAAGGAAGAGATAATCTGGGAAACAAAGCATAAAACCCATGCTTTGTTTTTAGACAACAGTAATTTTTTAACTGTCGAAGAATCTGAGAAAAGGATCGCATCCTTATATAAGTATAATATTTCCGACCTTTCGAACCCTGAAGTGATAAAAGAGTTTGGCTTACAGACCATGTCCTACGCTCCAATACCTAATTCGATTGCTAATAATACGATTACAAATGAATTGGCATTTCTTTATTCCAATGGCTTTGTTGAAAGTTTTGATTACCAAAGGAAAACCTCTTTAAAAAATATCAAAAATGGAATTATTAATGCAAACGGAAAATTCAATCCTAATAATGGACAAATTCATATTGGCTATCCCAATAAAATTAAAATTTTTGATTGGTTGAGAGGAACTTATGAGCGCGAAATAACCTCAAAAACAAGAGGAGGGAGTAGTCCTAATTTTATGTTTTCACCTTCTGGCCAATATTTCATTATAATTTATTCAAATCTTATTCGCTTTTTTAATTCAGATGGAAGTAAGGAGCTTTTTACTCTTGATGTTGAGAAAACTTACAGCATTAATTTCAATAAGGATGAATCCAAAATTGTACTATGGGATTATTTAGGGGAATTTCAAGTTCTAGATCTTGCAACTCAGGAGATTTTGTTTACAAAAAATCAAGTTGAGGGTGAGGGCTTTAAATACCTCAAATTGGTTGAGTTTGATGAAACAGACGATCTTTTGGTTATTGGTTCCGAAGATGCTGACAAAACCGTATTGTATGGAACATTTGAAAAAAATCGTCTTGATAATTTTGAGAGATATGATGGAAATTCTGGGAAACTTAAAGAGAATTTTATAATCGAGACTTTTTTGGCCGAAAGCCCTATTTTGATTAAGGATAAGCTATACTTTCAAAGCCATTATGGAGAACTATCTCGAATGGATATCAATACAAAGGAAATCTTCAAAGCTCGCTTTGAAGGCAGCATAGATAAACTCTTTCATAGCTATGATTCAAATTCATTTTTAGTGGGTGACGATAATGGACTAGTTCATATCATGGATATTAATTCTTTGGAAAGTACGTCAATTTGGGAAGGTACTCGAGAAGGAAAAATAAGAACAATAGAACATTATCAAAATTACTCTTTGGTAAATTTTGACAACCGTGGTAGTTTGATTTTGAATAATAAATCTAAGGAAAATATCTTTCATGCTGTAATGATGTCGAACGAGGGATATTTATTTTACAGAGATGATGGCTATTATTCTGGATCAACAAATATCAGCGATGCCATTTACTTCAAAGACGGAAATGCTATTTATTCTTTTGACCAGTATGATGTAAAGTATAACAGGCCTGATTTATTGATTTCATCAGTCCCTGAATATGACAAAAACTTAGCTGACGCATATTATCATGCATACAAAAAAAGGTTGAATAGACTGAAAATTGACGAACGGAAACTAGAAGGTGAAATCAGTCTTCCACAAGTTTATTTTGTGTCAGATCTTGAAAGGAGCTATGATAAAAAAGAAATTTCTTTAGTTTTTGAAGCCATCGATGAGGTCTTACCCATTACTTCTTATAATATTTGGATTAACGAAGTTCCTATTTTTGGTCAAAATGGGAAAACGATAAGTAATACAACACAAGAAACCATTCAAATCAAAGAAGATATCCTTTTGAGCGAAGGGATAAATACAATTAGAATTGCAGCATCCAATAGCGATGGTATTACCTCTAACAGACCAAGCATAACGACCTATTTTATTCCTCAAGAACCTTATAAGCCTAAACTATATTACATCGGATTAGGAGTAGATCGCTACGTTCAGAATAATTATAACCTGAATTATGCTGCAAAGGATATAAGGGACTTAGCTTTGGCCTTTAAAGATATTTATGGAGAAAATGCCATTATAGATACACTCTTTGATGAAGCAGTGAATGTAAAAGCCTTGGAAAAAATAAAAGTACTTTTGGCTCAGACAAATGTGGAAGATCAGGTGATCATTTCTTTCTCAGGACATGGACTTCTTAACGATGATTTCGATTATTATCTTGCGACACACCAAATTGATTTTGATCAACCAGATCAACTTGGGATTCCATTTGAAGAGTTTGAGGCACTTTTGGATATGATCCCAGCAAGGAAAAAACTGATGTTGATTGATGCATGCCATAGTGGAGAAGTCGATAAAGAGGAGTTGGAGGAAATCCAGCAGTTCAAAAAAACTGAAGGTATGAAAGGTTCAACTTCGGTCAGTTTGAAAAAACCAAAACTTGGAAGTAAAAACACATTTGAATTGATGCAGGAGCTTTTTGCAAACCTAAATAAAGGGACAGGAGCCACAATTATTTCTGCTTCAGCTGGGACAGAGTTTGCTTTGGAAAAGAGCTCACTGGCAAATGGATTGTTTACTTACAGTATCCTGGAATTGATGCAAGAATATCCAGAAATGAATGTTTCTCAACTCAAAGACTTAGTAGGAGAGCGGGTGTTAGAGCTTTCTAATGGTTTACAAAAACCCACAAGTAGAAAAATCAATATGGAATTAGATTGGAAAATTTGGTAA
- a CDS encoding IS3 family transposase — MAQLCGLFGKSRQGYYKGINNVCKEAFEEDLVLSFVLKIRKKAKTSRWGLRKMYSLIKKDLTLHKIKIGRDKLFDLLRMNGLLVTKRKRRFFTTQSHHWLRKYHNLVENMVVSRPNQLWVSDITYVELNREVMYLYLITDAYSQKIVGWNLSFDLKAESALDALKMAFQSQKYIEPYSLIHHSDRGVQYCSYDYTDLLKKKKVWISMTKPASPHENAIAERVNGILKEEWLDDIAREQGVNAQKYISQIIKIYNDMRPHEGLGSNLTPNQVHDEGFLRHDTERVIGNKYSWKKKTEPVKIRSENSNTIGPNDYSLASCSSAELASASSWYCKLSQTS, encoded by the coding sequence TTGGCTCAACTTTGTGGATTGTTTGGCAAGAGCAGACAAGGTTACTATAAAGGTATCAATAATGTTTGTAAAGAGGCATTTGAGGAAGATTTGGTGCTAAGTTTTGTTCTCAAGATCAGGAAGAAGGCTAAAACATCCAGGTGGGGGTTGAGAAAAATGTATTCTTTGATAAAGAAAGATTTAACCCTACATAAAATCAAGATAGGCAGAGATAAACTGTTTGATCTGCTTCGTATGAACGGATTATTAGTTACTAAGAGAAAAAGGAGGTTTTTCACTACCCAGAGCCATCATTGGCTAAGGAAGTACCATAATCTTGTTGAAAATATGGTTGTCTCAAGACCCAACCAGTTATGGGTCTCCGATATTACCTATGTCGAGCTTAACAGGGAAGTCATGTATCTGTATCTTATTACAGATGCTTATTCCCAGAAAATAGTGGGCTGGAATCTTTCTTTTGACCTGAAGGCTGAATCGGCGCTTGATGCCCTAAAAATGGCTTTTCAATCTCAGAAATACATTGAACCATACTCCCTGATTCATCACTCAGACCGTGGGGTACAGTACTGCAGTTATGATTACACGGACCTTTTAAAAAAGAAAAAAGTCTGGATCAGTATGACGAAGCCTGCCTCCCCACATGAAAATGCCATAGCAGAAAGAGTAAACGGTATTCTTAAAGAAGAGTGGTTGGATGATATTGCTAGAGAACAAGGTGTCAATGCACAAAAATATATAAGTCAGATCATCAAAATCTATAATGATATGAGACCGCACGAAGGACTGGGGAGTAATCTTACGCCAAACCAAGTACATGACGAAGGTTTTCTAAGGCATGATACCGAACGCGTTATTGGGAATAAGTACAGCTGGAAAAAGAAGACCGAACCTGTTAAGATCCGGTCTGAAAATAGCAACACTATCGGACCAAACGACTATTCCTTGGCAAGTTGCTCCTCAGCAGAGCTTGCCTCCGCTTCATCGTGGTATTGTAAGTTATCCCAAACTTCTTAG
- a CDS encoding helix-turn-helix domain-containing protein: MKDGEKVAKLRQLKGIKQESLAFDLSISQSELSRLENLDVIEKEILSQIADALGVSQEFLEKFDLDSALYNISNKIENSTISENSNGISQIFNPLDKVVELYERLLQSEREKIEILKNK; the protein is encoded by the coding sequence ATGAAAGATGGAGAGAAAGTAGCAAAATTAAGACAATTAAAGGGGATTAAACAAGAATCACTGGCCTTTGATTTAAGTATTTCTCAATCAGAATTGTCTAGACTAGAAAATCTTGATGTAATTGAAAAAGAAATTTTATCTCAAATTGCAGATGCATTAGGTGTTTCTCAAGAGTTTTTAGAGAAATTTGATTTAGATTCTGCACTATACAATATCTCTAACAAAATTGAGAATTCAACTATTTCTGAAAATTCTAATGGGATTAGTCAAATTTTTAATCCTCTAGATAAAGTGGTCGAACTTTATGAGAGATTATTGCAAAGTGAAAGAGAAAAGATTGAAATATTAAAAAACAAATAA
- a CDS encoding helix-turn-helix domain-containing protein, protein MSDLKEILSFHKGRKVERVRKLRGITQADLGQRLGGITKQAISKLEQSENISDDKLKEIASALEVTFEGLKDFSEEKVLYNTINFYENSGVNASSINANVENINNPLKETIEVFERQLEKLREEFVKVLKEK, encoded by the coding sequence ATGAGTGATCTAAAAGAAATATTATCTTTTCATAAGGGCCGTAAAGTTGAAAGGGTAAGGAAATTAAGAGGTATAACCCAAGCAGACTTAGGACAAAGGCTCGGAGGAATTACAAAGCAAGCAATATCAAAATTAGAACAGTCTGAAAATATTTCTGATGATAAATTGAAAGAAATTGCGAGTGCTTTAGAAGTAACATTTGAAGGACTGAAAGATTTTAGTGAAGAGAAAGTACTTTATAATACCATTAATTTCTACGAAAATAGCGGTGTTAATGCTTCTAGCATTAATGCCAATGTTGAAAATATTAACAACCCATTAAAAGAAACGATTGAAGTATTTGAAAGACAGCTTGAAAAACTTAGAGAGGAGTTTGTTAAAGTTTTGAAAGAAAAATAA
- the darG gene encoding type II toxin-antitoxin system antitoxin DNA ADP-ribosyl glycohydrolase DarG, whose product MEYIKGNLLEAQAQALVNTVNTVGVMGKGIALQFKEAFPMNYKLYAAACKKKELHPGQLLVVKEQTLQGEKTIINFPTKTEWYLKSKYEYVEEGLKELAKVIVEHKIESIAIPPLGCGNGGLKWDKVRSLIEKYLGNLTGVNIQVFEPNEAVKEILKQQESNKEVKLTPARAMLLYSMYYYESLGENASLFVANKLAYFLQRLGEKSLKNLKFKAYHYGPYAVQVEHLLHNVNGKYLKGLEQMNAKAFEPLELQYDKLMEVSDYVKKELSSEQRTRLSNLVKLIDGFQSALSLEILATVDFIKKDNPGITQEDIVNTINNWSNRKGKLFQEKYIQIANNHLQNYSRRLEIS is encoded by the coding sequence ATGGAATATATCAAAGGAAACTTATTAGAAGCTCAAGCCCAAGCACTAGTAAATACTGTGAATACAGTTGGAGTTATGGGTAAAGGAATTGCTTTGCAATTCAAAGAAGCATTTCCAATGAATTATAAATTGTACGCAGCTGCCTGTAAGAAAAAAGAATTGCATCCTGGTCAATTGCTGGTAGTGAAAGAGCAAACTCTACAAGGTGAAAAAACTATAATCAACTTCCCTACAAAGACCGAATGGTATTTGAAATCCAAGTACGAGTATGTTGAGGAAGGATTGAAAGAATTAGCCAAGGTTATTGTTGAACACAAAATTGAAAGCATAGCGATCCCACCTTTAGGGTGTGGTAATGGTGGATTAAAATGGGACAAAGTAAGATCATTGATTGAAAAGTATCTTGGTAACTTAACTGGAGTAAATATTCAGGTATTTGAACCAAATGAAGCGGTAAAAGAAATTTTGAAACAACAGGAGTCAAATAAAGAAGTCAAATTAACTCCCGCAAGAGCGATGCTACTTTATTCCATGTATTATTATGAATCATTAGGAGAAAATGCAAGTTTATTTGTGGCAAACAAGTTGGCTTACTTTCTTCAAAGGCTGGGTGAAAAGAGTTTGAAAAATCTAAAATTTAAAGCTTATCACTATGGACCATATGCTGTGCAGGTGGAACATTTGTTACATAATGTAAATGGTAAATACCTGAAAGGTTTAGAGCAGATGAATGCTAAAGCATTTGAGCCGCTTGAACTGCAATATGACAAGTTGATGGAAGTAAGCGATTATGTGAAGAAAGAATTGAGCTCGGAACAGAGAACAAGGCTTTCTAATTTGGTAAAACTAATTGATGGTTTTCAGTCTGCGCTTTCGTTAGAAATCCTAGCAACTGTAGATTTTATAAAAAAAGATAATCCAGGAATAACCCAAGAAGACATTGTAAATACCATTAACAATTGGTCCAATAGAAAAGGAAAATTATTCCAAGAAAAATATATACAAATAGCAAACAATCATTTGCAAAACTACAGCAGGCGACTTGAAATCTCATGA
- the darT gene encoding type II toxin-antitoxin system toxin DNA ADP-ribosyl transferase DarT: MSGKQPNIVRLFRIVHINNVEYLLTHGMYTRNHIQADPNYINIGDRGLITQRNEYPVGITPPNGVLGEYIPFYFGPLSPMLLNIKTGYRGITQRPQGEIIYIVCRLNNVVENCREWCFTDGHAKDQMVTEFYNDLNDINKIHWDVVNLRYWYPVEEFIDRQVRKQAEFLVKHHVPVSCISGIVVLNEARKTFVEEIVTRLGLDIPVLVDPNNKFYY, from the coding sequence ATGTCAGGGAAACAACCAAATATTGTTAGACTTTTCAGAATAGTTCATATCAATAACGTGGAATATCTGTTGACACATGGAATGTACACGAGAAATCATATCCAAGCAGACCCTAATTATATCAATATAGGTGATCGTGGATTAATTACTCAACGAAATGAATATCCAGTTGGTATTACTCCTCCTAATGGTGTTTTAGGTGAATATATTCCCTTTTATTTCGGTCCTCTTTCACCTATGTTACTCAATATTAAAACTGGTTACAGAGGCATTACTCAAAGGCCACAAGGTGAAATAATTTACATTGTATGTCGATTGAATAATGTAGTAGAAAACTGTAGAGAATGGTGTTTTACTGATGGTCATGCTAAAGATCAAATGGTAACGGAATTTTACAATGACTTAAATGACATTAATAAAATTCATTGGGATGTTGTAAATTTACGATATTGGTATCCTGTTGAAGAATTCATAGATAGACAAGTTAGAAAGCAAGCTGAATTTTTAGTAAAACATCATGTACCTGTTAGCTGTATTAGCGGTATAGTGGTGCTGAATGAAGCAAGAAAAACATTTGTTGAAGAAATAGTAACTCGACTTGGATTAGACATCCCCGTTCTTGTTGATCCAAATAATAAATTTTATTACTAA
- a CDS encoding caspase family protein, whose amino-acid sequence MIKFFKLLALILCLASNSLEVLAEKKALIIAVGDYQPRTGWGKISSANDIPLIKDALISQGFDDEKIAVIRDQAATRKGILDALAKLYQESVKGDIVVVHYSGHGQQIFDDNGDEADGLDEALVPYDAFSKFAYNYQGENHIRDDELGNIINQFRNKLGTDGQLLFILDSCHSGSATRGGIARGGQGALTPPDWKEPDSSNAALTSSMFERTKLDDNSSPFVMISGASADELNYEYQGKGSLSYAFSVAMTSLGSEFSYRQLFSNIAAQMSVISPLQSPAIDGDLDFMLFNGDYLTQSPFFNVKRIAKSNLIQIDAGKLQGVFENTTIFLMPAGTSDLESAKPIAKGKVINTKFNEAVIELESDLSDLNEKLYWVFIDQPSYGDLSVSIFIEESEPLTNTKKEIEDFFKMSGLGEVVSDTAEADLQIRHFEKETALFVSNGLLKIQILNDQPNAAQIDELKSSIASYAQGKYLKQTQLKNPKFEIEFRLRPISFDEILQTAELLPDDTIYQTGILKVRPDEDRVVLEVTNKSKTDLYFSIIEINSKGEIGAFMPNNNCTMNDQERKISAGQTVIYSDCIFSFGPPYEKLMLKSFAAPFPINFQPTVQQQGMNSRGNSNPLEKFVQLSFERSRGSSGSQVAEKMDGYSYEYIYEIVEN is encoded by the coding sequence ATGATAAAATTCTTCAAACTACTAGCGCTTATTCTTTGTCTAGCCTCAAATAGTTTAGAGGTTTTAGCAGAGAAGAAAGCTTTAATAATTGCTGTAGGTGATTACCAGCCAAGAACAGGATGGGGTAAAATCAGCTCAGCAAATGATATTCCGCTTATAAAAGATGCCCTGATCAGTCAAGGATTCGATGATGAAAAAATTGCCGTCATAAGGGATCAAGCTGCCACTCGAAAAGGGATATTAGATGCTCTAGCTAAACTTTATCAAGAATCTGTAAAAGGAGACATTGTTGTCGTTCACTACTCGGGACATGGTCAGCAAATATTCGATGACAATGGAGACGAGGCAGATGGTTTGGATGAAGCGTTGGTGCCTTATGATGCTTTCTCGAAATTTGCCTACAATTATCAAGGAGAAAATCATATCAGAGATGACGAATTGGGAAATATCATCAATCAATTCAGGAATAAACTAGGGACAGATGGTCAGTTACTTTTCATTTTGGACAGTTGTCACTCAGGATCTGCCACAAGAGGTGGAATTGCTAGAGGCGGGCAGGGCGCACTGACTCCTCCTGATTGGAAAGAACCAGACTCGTCTAATGCTGCATTGACAAGCAGTATGTTTGAAAGAACTAAATTAGATGATAATTCTTCTCCATTTGTCATGATCAGCGGTGCATCTGCTGACGAACTCAATTATGAATATCAGGGAAAAGGCTCGTTGAGCTATGCTTTTTCGGTAGCAATGACTTCTTTAGGTTCAGAATTTTCATATCGTCAACTTTTCTCAAATATAGCAGCTCAAATGAGCGTGATTTCTCCTCTTCAAAGTCCTGCTATAGATGGTGATTTAGATTTCATGCTTTTCAATGGTGATTACCTTACCCAATCACCTTTTTTCAATGTAAAAAGAATCGCTAAAAGCAACCTTATTCAAATTGATGCAGGTAAACTTCAAGGCGTTTTTGAAAATACCACAATCTTCCTGATGCCCGCAGGGACTTCTGATCTGGAATCTGCCAAACCTATTGCCAAAGGGAAAGTTATCAACACCAAATTTAACGAGGCTGTAATAGAGCTGGAATCTGATCTTTCAGATTTAAATGAAAAGCTTTATTGGGTATTTATAGACCAACCCAGTTATGGAGATCTTTCAGTTTCTATTTTTATAGAAGAATCGGAACCACTAACAAATACTAAAAAGGAAATTGAAGATTTTTTCAAAATGAGTGGGTTGGGAGAGGTCGTATCAGATACTGCCGAAGCAGATCTTCAAATAAGACACTTCGAAAAAGAAACAGCACTTTTTGTTAGTAATGGCTTATTGAAAATACAAATATTAAATGATCAGCCCAATGCTGCTCAAATAGATGAATTAAAATCAAGTATAGCCAGCTATGCTCAAGGAAAATACTTAAAGCAAACGCAACTTAAAAACCCAAAATTCGAAATTGAATTTAGATTGAGGCCAATCAGTTTTGATGAGATTCTTCAAACAGCTGAATTATTGCCTGATGATACCATTTATCAGACAGGGATTTTAAAAGTTAGACCTGATGAGGATAGGGTAGTTTTGGAAGTTACCAATAAATCTAAAACCGATTTGTACTTCAGCATCATTGAAATCAATAGTAAGGGAGAGATAGGAGCTTTCATGCCCAATAACAACTGTACCATGAACGATCAGGAAAGAAAAATTTCTGCTGGACAAACAGTCATTTATTCTGATTGCATATTCTCTTTTGGACCTCCTTATGAAAAATTAATGCTGAAATCTTTTGCCGCACCATTCCCCATCAACTTTCAACCAACAGTCCAACAGCAAGGTATGAATTCAAGGGGTAATTCAAATCCTTTAGAGAAATTTGTGCAGTTATCCTTTGAAAGGTCAAGAGGGAGCTCGGGATCGCAAGTCGCAGAAAAAATGGATGGCTATAGCTATGAATATATTTATGAAATAGTAGAGAATTAA